GACGGCCAGACCGGCTACCCCGAGCCCCATGACGGAGCCCCCGGTAAAGGAGACGTTGAGCGCCTTGGCAAGGCTGCTCCGCGCGGCCTGGGCCGTGCGAACGTTGGCCTTGGTGGCGACCCGCATCCCGATAAACCCGGCCAGGGCGCTAAATACGGCGCCCAGTACGAAGGAAAGGAAAATCAGGTAGCTCGACCCCGCGTTCTGGCTGCCCATGTAGCCAAGCAGCAGGGCGGCGATGATCACGAAATAGCTTAGGATTTTGTATTCAGCCTTGAGAAAGGCCATGGCGCCTTCCGCAATGTGTCTGGCGATGTCTTGCATCCGGTCGTTCCCGGCATCCTGGCGGGCGACCCAACTAAAACGAATAAAGGTATAAATGAGGGCCAAAATGCCGGCCGCTGGAACCAGGTAAACAATATTACTCATAGCAATGACAATAATAAAATGACGGCAAAAATAAGGGAATGGGTCGATTTATATATGTCCAGAACCCAAATGTTTAAAGGCTTTCCCCAAGCTATCCACGATCCCGGAGGCCGTCAAACTTTCCATGGACTGCTCGTCCAGCGCCAGGTCCCCCGCCAGACCGTGCAGGTAAACGCCCAAAACGGCGGCCTGGAAGCTGGGATAGCCCTGGGCTAAAAGGCTGGTAAGGATGCCCGTAAGGACGTCGCCGCTCCCGCCGGTGGCCATACCGGCATTGCCCGTTGTATTGAAATACCCGGATCCGTCCGGGCCGGCGACCAGGGTGCGGTGTCCCTTGAGGACGATGACGCATTGGCGCCTTACCGCCTGCTCCAGGGCCATCTGGAGCCGCTCGAAGTCGGTGGCGACGGGGCCGAATAGCCGCTCGAATTCCTTGGGGTGGGGCGTCAGTATGGCCCCTTCCGGAACATCCTTCCATGAATGAGGATGATTTCCCAACAGGGTCAGGGCGTCGGCGTCCAGGACAAGCGGCGTCGAGCGCGCCATGACCAGCAACCGCTCCAGGAGGTCCAGGGCCTTTTTGTCCGTCCCCATGCCCGGGCCTATCCCCAAGGCTTTATAAGACGCAGGGTCTATGCGGGCCAGGTCTGCCAGGGCCATGGCTTCGGGTACCGCCGTCTGAACGATGGGCACCTGGGCATGCGGGACAAAAACCGTCGTCAGGCCCACGCCGCTGTGGAGACAAGCCCGGGCGCTTAAGATACAGGCTCCCATTTTGCCCTCACCTCCCGCGACCAGCAGGGCGTGTCCGAAGGTACCCTTGTGTCCGAAGGAGGGCCGCGGCCGGTACCATTTTGCCACCACGGCGGGCTCCACCACTTCCAGCCGCGACTCCGCCTCGTAACCCGGGTGCAGCCCGATGGGCAGGAGGTGCACTTCCCCGAAAAAGGGTGCGTTTTCCGCCAGGAGCAGCCCCAGCTTCCAGGCGCCCAGCGTCAGCGTATGGGCGGCGCGGATCACGACGGCTCCGCCGTCCGGCGCCCCGGCACCCGGTGTGCTGGCGCCTTGTGCCCCGGTGCCTGTTGCCGACGGGCCCTCCGTGCTGGGTTCGTCCGTCCGCAAACCCGTCGGCAGATCAATCGCCAGGATGGGCAGACCGCTGCCGTTCAGGAAACGCACCAAAGCAGCCGTCAGCCCCTCCAGGGGCCGGTTCAGACCCGAACCCAGCAGGGCATCCACGATGACCGCGCCCGCCGGGAGGGTAGGGAAGGCGTCCTCGCCCTGGATATACATGATGTTCTGGGTCAGCGCGTGCAACGCGGACAGGTTCGCCTGGAAGTCCTCGGTCCCCTTGTTCCCGAACTCCAGGATGAATACCTGTGTGGGGATGTGCCGTTCCAGCAGGAGCCGGGCCAGGGCCAGACCGTCCCCCCCGTTGTTGCCCTTGGCGCAAAAGATATAATAGACCTTCCCTTTGAGGGCGTAGTTGGTCGTGATCCAGTGGCAACAGGCCACCGCGGCCCGTTCCATGAGCTGGAGGGAAGAAATGGGCTCGTGGGCAATCGTATAGGCGTCCCACGCCCGGATCTGCTGGCCGGTGTAGACTTTCATAAGATGCTGTTGTGCAGTTATTGGAAAAGCTCTTCCTTCGATTTGGGCCGGAGCGCTTCCAGCCAGCGGAAGCCCGGCAAACGGGTTTGTTCGATCTGGATCTGCCCCATCGGGATGGTCGTCCCTTTCACCCCATTTCTATACACGACATGGTCCAGCTCCCGTTTTTCAAAATACATGTCGATCGCGTCCGCCTCGTCCAGGCTCAATCCCAGGAACTGCAGGCTGTCGTTTTGCGCAAAATAAATGCTGTGCGCATTCCCTTTCGACCGCATATAATCGATCGCCCCGTCCTTGAAATAGCCGTTGATCGTCCGGCTTTGGATCTGGTTGTAAAAATCCTTGGCCACCTTCTGGATGATAAACCCGTTGTTAAACGCAAACAGACGCGACGGGGACTGGTGTTTGGTATACAGGTACATCGTATCCGCTGTGATCTGGCTTTTGTTGGCCCACACCACGGGTTTGGTAAAAAACTGGAATACCGAATCCACGTCCGAGTAAAAAAGGCTGTCCGACTTCGCCTGGAGCGAATCCGAAAAAACGCGCACGTGGTGGAAACCCATCATGAAGCGAAGCGTGCTGTCCTTGCCGGGCGGCAGACTGTCCGTGGGTTCCTCGTACGCCAGTTGGGCCGAGGTGTCCTTCTTCCTGGGATGATAGGACGAATCCGATCCCGGAGGGAAAAGGCTCGTGTCCCCCAGCGCGTTGAGGTGTCTGCGGAAAACCCTCAGGTGTCTGACCAAACCCGAATAAAAGGTGTCCGCCGCGATATACGTCGTGTCTTTGCCCTGGAGCACGATGAGCACCGGTTTTTCCGTGGCCAGCACGTTTTTCCGGGCGCGGTTGAAAAAGACATGGTTTGCCAGCATCGTATTTGACGAGGTGTCCTTGTAGACGACGTTCCCCCGGGCTTCCCCGTTCCCGCTCGCCCTGTCGTAAGCCAGTTGGTCCGCGGTGACGCTTCCGGCGCTGTCGACGATCACGGGCCGCTTCGTGGAGTAAAACAGGTTTTTCTTCAGGTCGTAATACCCGCTTTTCGTGTGGATCGTACCGGTAGAATCGACGATGACCGTCGGGACCTCCCAACTGGCCACCTTCGTCTCCATATTATAGGTCAGGCTGTCGTTCGTAATCTTATAGGCGGGGTCCACCAGGTGGACGTTCTTTATAAAGGTCACATCCTTGGTGTTCCCGTTATAAAGACCGTTGATGCTGGTGACGACGGTCGTGCCATTCACCACCTTTCCTCCTTTGATGTAGGTGCCGACGTGGGTCGGGAGGTCATAGTCCAGGGAATCCGTGGTCAATACATTTTTCCCATCCGTCATCCGCACATCCCTTCGCAACAGGGCCTTTTTCGGCGTCGCGTAATATTTCAGATAGCGCGAATAGATATTGATGGAGTCGTTGTCGTTGATGTGGACCGCGCCAAAGGCCTCGACCTCGTTGGCCCGCTGATTGAAATACATGCTGTCCGCGTACAGCTTTGTATTCCCCTCCCGGAGCGTGTCATGGCCGATCAGCTTTTCCAACTGCACCGTGTCCCGGGTGATCTGTTCGAGCTGGTCGGTGTGGATGATAATGACGATACGCGTGCCCGTATCCGGAGCGGGCGCCACGGGTGCTCCCGCGGGCTTCTGCTGCGCAAAAACAGCGACCCCCAACAGGGTCAGTATAATAAATAAAATGCCGCTTTTCATGCTTAGTGCTGCGTGCTGTCCTCGCTCAACGGTGCCTTCAGGGGCGTAGACCGGTCTTTTTTACCAAAAACGGTGATGTTGACATAACGCTTCGGGTGCAATTTTAAGTCATCCACCAATGTATTGATGCTCCGCACCGTCGAATTTAACTTATTATACAGGGTTTTGTCGTTTAAGAGCGCCCCTACCGAACCGCTGCCGTTGTTGACTTTGGTCAGGATGTCCTGCAACTGGGCGGTGCTCGTTTTCAACTGTTCCAGGGTCTTTCCCAGGTTACCGTCCGCCAACTGGTCGGTCGTTTTTTTGAGGTTCTGAAGCGTCCCCGTCAGGGCGTCGTTGTTTTTGGCCAGGTTCCCCGTAAAGGAATCGAGGTTGTCCATGGTCTTGGACAGGGAGCCGTTCTCCTTGTCGAGCAGGCCGTTGACCCGGTTAAGGGTGACCGTTAGGGCGCTGGCGTCCTTGCTAAAGGAGGCGATCATGTCGCGAAGGTTACCCTTGGTCCTGGGGTCGAGGATGTCCGAGAACTTATTCAGGACAGAATCCACCGAATGCAGGACCAGACCCACCTGCGTCAGTACCGGGTCCACCGTTTTCAGGGCGTTGTCCATCAGGCCGAGGGCGGCCTGGCTTTGGATCGTATCCCCCACCTGGATCAGGCGGGTGGAATTCCCGATCCTGAGGTCCACTTCCGGGGTTCCCAGGAGCGGGGTGGCGATAGCCGCGACCGAATTGTCAGGAATATTGATGTCCCTGGTCAGGTTAAGGGTGACCAGGATGGTGTCGACGTTCTTATCCAGCGGTTTGATGTCGTATACAGTGCCCACCTGGAGCCCGTTGATCATGACCGGGTTGGACGTCCCCAGGCCGGATACGTTGGCGTATTTCGCGTAAATCCGGTGCGCATTGGAGAACAAATTGCGGCCCTTCAGGAAGTTGAAGCCAAGGATCAGCAACGTGATGGCAACCGCCGCCAGGGCGCCTACCTTTGTTTCATTAGATATCTTCATTCCGGTTTGTGTGCTGGTCTTTATCTGGGTTGCGGGGCGCCGAAGACGCCCCAACGCCAAAAGTAAGGCGTTATTTTCATTTCCGCCGCGTAGAATCGGTGATTTCCGCCACCGTCTTGCCTTCCGCCTGTGCCTTGTATTTGACCACCGCCCGGGTAATCGCGTCGGCGATCTCCTGCTGGCCGCTGTCGCTGTTCAGGAAATCCTCGTCCCCTTTATTGGAAAGGAAACCCGTTTCCACCAGGACGCTCGGCATGTTCGTGGATTCAAGGACCCGGATACCCGTATAGCGTTGCTTTACACCCAGGCTCCGGTCCCCAAACTCGTCCTCGATCATGCCCGCCAGTTTATAGCTTTTCTGGAAATAGCTCTTGGACCAAAGCATGGCTTCTATCGTGGCTTCCGGCGAGTCGGGCAGGGTGTTTTCCGAGTCCGTGGAATCCGACTCCATTTCGCCCTCGGCGGTGGTGGTATCCCTGTCGGCCAGGCCTTCCAGCGCCGCTTTTACTTTGTCTTCTGCCTTCCTGGCCGTGAAGATAAAGGTAGCCGTACCGACAGGCTCCGGGTCTGCGACAAAGTATTTGTGATAGATGGGGATCTTGCGTATGTGGCGTTTGCGGGCGCTGCCCTTGCCCGTATAGTACGCGACTCTGCGGTATCCTTCGAAGCGCCGCTTGACCAGGTCCATATAGTCGCAGTGGATGCAAAGAAAAAGGTCCCCATGGTTATCATTGGCGATCTGTGCTTTTTCTCCTACGGGCTGGTAAACGTCCGTCGTGCGGGTCATCACGATGCGTACGCCCGGCAGGGTTTCGTGCAAGGTTCTCCCCAATTTCATGGCGATCTGCAGGGTCAGGTCCTTTTCCTTGGAATAGGAGCCGGATGCCCCATTGTCGCGCCCCCCGTGGCCTGCGTCAACGATGATGGTATTGATCCCTTTGTGTAGTTGGAACGGACCCTTTTTCACGGGGCCACGGTAAAACGAACATACAGTCACGAACAGGAGCAGGACACAGCCAGTCAGAATGCCTATGGATTGTCGCTTCATACCCTTAGTTATATTTTTCATAAACCCCCTCCTTTACTGAGCAATATAATACCCATTTGCTATTTTTGCCCCGGTGCTGTATGAGGAGTCATCGCAAATTTAGCTATAAATATCTTTTGACGGGCATTGTATGCGTATCCCTGTTTGCCGTCGCCCATCCGCGGCCCTTTTCGAAAAGGGCGTGGTATGCCGGCCCCGTCCAGGGGCGGGTCACGGTCACGGGTACCGTCAGCAACCCGCTGCGCACAGCCGGGGATGACACCACGCGGCCCGGAGCTACGGTCCGGCCAGCGGCCGCCGACACGGCCCATGCCCGCGGACTTGGCGACACCACGCACCGCGCCCCGGGTGACACGACGAGCCGTGCGCAGGGCGACACCACCGGCCGGGCCGCGGACACCACGCACCGCACCCCGGGTGACACGACGAGCCGTGCTTCCGGCGACTCGACCCACCGCCTGGTCCTCGACTCCCTGGCGATCCCCCTGGCCAAAGATTCCCTCGACGCCCCCATCAGCTACGCGGCCGAAGACTCCATGGTCCTGGACATTCCCCACAAACGCGTCCTGCTCTACGATCAGGCGACAACCGATTACAAGGACCTCAAGCTCAAATCCGGCATCATCGTCATGGACCAGACCTCCCAGGTCCTCACCGCGTTGCCCGCGCCCGGGGTCGACTCCAACGGCCTGCTCCTCCAGCGCCCCGAGTTTACCCAGAAACAGGACCTCGTAGTGTCCGATTCCATGAAGTACAACATGAAATCGAAAAAGGGACTTAGCTTTAATGCCGACGGGCAGGAAGGGGAGATGTTTATCCACAGCCAGCGGTCAAAAAAGATCGACAACAACACCTTTTACGCCTACAACGCCCGGTTTACCACCTGCGACCTCGACACGCCCCACTTCGCTTTCCGCGCCAAACGCATCAAGTATATCTCCGGGAAATTCGCCATCACCGGCTATACCCGTCCCGAATTCGAAGGGATCC
This sequence is a window from Dinghuibacter silviterrae. Protein-coding genes within it:
- a CDS encoding NAD(P)H-hydrate dehydratase is translated as MKVYTGQQIRAWDAYTIAHEPISSLQLMERAAVACCHWITTNYALKGKVYYIFCAKGNNGGDGLALARLLLERHIPTQVFILEFGNKGTEDFQANLSALHALTQNIMYIQGEDAFPTLPAGAVIVDALLGSGLNRPLEGLTAALVRFLNGSGLPILAIDLPTGLRTDEPSTEGPSATGTGAQGASTPGAGAPDGGAVVIRAAHTLTLGAWKLGLLLAENAPFFGEVHLLPIGLHPGYEAESRLEVVEPAVVAKWYRPRPSFGHKGTFGHALLVAGGEGKMGACILSARACLHSGVGLTTVFVPHAQVPIVQTAVPEAMALADLARIDPASYKALGIGPGMGTDKKALDLLERLLVMARSTPLVLDADALTLLGNHPHSWKDVPEGAILTPHPKEFERLFGPVATDFERLQMALEQAVRRQCVIVLKGHRTLVAGPDGSGYFNTTGNAGMATGGSGDVLTGILTSLLAQGYPSFQAAVLGVYLHGLAGDLALDEQSMESLTASGIVDSLGKAFKHLGSGHI
- a CDS encoding OstA-like protein, with translation MKSGILFIILTLLGVAVFAQQKPAGAPVAPAPDTGTRIVIIIHTDQLEQITRDTVQLEKLIGHDTLREGNTKLYADSMYFNQRANEVEAFGAVHINDNDSINIYSRYLKYYATPKKALLRRDVRMTDGKNVLTTDSLDYDLPTHVGTYIKGGKVVNGTTVVTSINGLYNGNTKDVTFIKNVHLVDPAYKITNDSLTYNMETKVASWEVPTVIVDSTGTIHTKSGYYDLKKNLFYSTKRPVIVDSAGSVTADQLAYDRASGNGEARGNVVYKDTSSNTMLANHVFFNRARKNVLATEKPVLIVLQGKDTTYIAADTFYSGLVRHLRVFRRHLNALGDTSLFPPGSDSSYHPRKKDTSAQLAYEEPTDSLPPGKDSTLRFMMGFHHVRVFSDSLQAKSDSLFYSDVDSVFQFFTKPVVWANKSQITADTMYLYTKHQSPSRLFAFNNGFIIQKVAKDFYNQIQSRTINGYFKDGAIDYMRSKGNAHSIYFAQNDSLQFLGLSLDEADAIDMYFEKRELDHVVYRNGVKGTTIPMGQIQIEQTRLPGFRWLEALRPKSKEELFQ
- a CDS encoding MlaD family protein, whose translation is MKISNETKVGALAAVAITLLILGFNFLKGRNLFSNAHRIYAKYANVSGLGTSNPVMINGLQVGTVYDIKPLDKNVDTILVTLNLTRDINIPDNSVAAIATPLLGTPEVDLRIGNSTRLIQVGDTIQSQAALGLMDNALKTVDPVLTQVGLVLHSVDSVLNKFSDILDPRTKGNLRDMIASFSKDASALTVTLNRVNGLLDKENGSLSKTMDNLDSFTGNLAKNNDALTGTLQNLKKTTDQLADGNLGKTLEQLKTSTAQLQDILTKVNNGSGSVGALLNDKTLYNKLNSTVRSINTLVDDLKLHPKRYVNITVFGKKDRSTPLKAPLSEDSTQH
- a CDS encoding N-acetylmuramoyl-L-alanine amidase family protein — translated: MKRQSIGILTGCVLLLFVTVCSFYRGPVKKGPFQLHKGINTIIVDAGHGGRDNGASGSYSKEKDLTLQIAMKLGRTLHETLPGVRIVMTRTTDVYQPVGEKAQIANDNHGDLFLCIHCDYMDLVKRRFEGYRRVAYYTGKGSARKRHIRKIPIYHKYFVADPEPVGTATFIFTARKAEDKVKAALEGLADRDTTTAEGEMESDSTDSENTLPDSPEATIEAMLWSKSYFQKSYKLAGMIEDEFGDRSLGVKQRYTGIRVLESTNMPSVLVETGFLSNKGDEDFLNSDSGQQEIADAITRAVVKYKAQAEGKTVAEITDSTRRK